A stretch of Anas acuta chromosome 3, bAnaAcu1.1, whole genome shotgun sequence DNA encodes these proteins:
- the LOC137854557 gene encoding F-box only protein 21-like isoform X1 → MPHINAAAALQFCMLLSALPAQYFLSQWYGTDSAQRIQITERLLIACGSSFTKSYLSVDAWADRLKLWLLKTRNWYFGEKKIKSANAEAENHSYFAESTQVRSPKPESIQFSVGQVIVHKRLGYSGVIVGWDVKAKAPEEWLQHKYPPAKQDVRDTPHYRILINKANGFGKSTTYIPEEEITIIMGLEVHHPDMKAYFSGYDGSKYIMQPWLKKIYPHD, encoded by the exons ATGCCTCACATcaatgcagctgcagctctgcagttctGCATGCTGCTGTCCGCGCTTCCTGCACAGTATTTCCTATCCCAGTGGTATGGAACAGACTCCGCTCAGCGCATCCAAATAACTGAAAGGTT GCTAATTGCCTGTGGGAGCAGCTTTACCAAGTCCTACCTGAGTGTGGATGCGTGGGCAGATCGTTTAAAGCTGTGGCTGTTGAAGACAAG gaACTGGTACTTcggagaaaagaaaattaaaagtgcCAACGCTGAAGCAGAAAACCATTCCTATTTTGCAG AATCAACTCAGGTTCGCAGCCCAAAGCCTGAATCCATCCAGTTCAGTGTGGGCCAGGTGATAGTTCACAAAAGACTTGGTTACTCGGGAGTCATTGTTGGATGGGATGTAAAAGCTAAAGCTCCAGAAGAATGGCTACAACACAAATATCCTCCAGCAAAACAG GATGTAAGAGATACTCCTCACTATCGAATTCTAATTAACAAAGCAAATGGATTTGGCAAATCTACCACTTACATTCCTGAGGAAGAGATAACGATTATTATGGGATTAGAg GTGCACCACCCTGATATGAAGGCCTATTTCAGCGGATACGATGGCTCAAAATACATTATGCAGCCGTGGTTGAAAAAAATCTATCCTCATGACTGA
- the LOC137854557 gene encoding F-box only protein 21-like isoform X2, with amino-acid sequence MPHINAAAALQFCMLLSALPAQYFLSQWYGTDSAQRIQITERLIACGSSFTKSYLSVDAWADRLKLWLLKTRNWYFGEKKIKSANAEAENHSYFAESTQVRSPKPESIQFSVGQVIVHKRLGYSGVIVGWDVKAKAPEEWLQHKYPPAKQDVRDTPHYRILINKANGFGKSTTYIPEEEITIIMGLEVHHPDMKAYFSGYDGSKYIMQPWLKKIYPHD; translated from the exons ATGCCTCACATcaatgcagctgcagctctgcagttctGCATGCTGCTGTCCGCGCTTCCTGCACAGTATTTCCTATCCCAGTGGTATGGAACAGACTCCGCTCAGCGCATCCAAATAACTGAAAG GCTAATTGCCTGTGGGAGCAGCTTTACCAAGTCCTACCTGAGTGTGGATGCGTGGGCAGATCGTTTAAAGCTGTGGCTGTTGAAGACAAG gaACTGGTACTTcggagaaaagaaaattaaaagtgcCAACGCTGAAGCAGAAAACCATTCCTATTTTGCAG AATCAACTCAGGTTCGCAGCCCAAAGCCTGAATCCATCCAGTTCAGTGTGGGCCAGGTGATAGTTCACAAAAGACTTGGTTACTCGGGAGTCATTGTTGGATGGGATGTAAAAGCTAAAGCTCCAGAAGAATGGCTACAACACAAATATCCTCCAGCAAAACAG GATGTAAGAGATACTCCTCACTATCGAATTCTAATTAACAAAGCAAATGGATTTGGCAAATCTACCACTTACATTCCTGAGGAAGAGATAACGATTATTATGGGATTAGAg GTGCACCACCCTGATATGAAGGCCTATTTCAGCGGATACGATGGCTCAAAATACATTATGCAGCCGTGGTTGAAAAAAATCTATCCTCATGACTGA